From the genome of Gracilibacillus salitolerans, one region includes:
- a CDS encoding MauE/DoxX family redox-associated membrane protein, with the protein MSWITLGHAFVVIYFLFSSLAKLVNYPYFVEQLPRTLARTYSHLLAIIIIFTELTLTIALIFRFHTSSILVGLILLVFIFTVYIFIMIQKGITKEDCGCYGGFLKERLDYQKVIQNSLLIILLLILLLQPSSTAQLRDYGLAIVGFITYMLLHHFYQKLQQNQVKLAKIKSM; encoded by the coding sequence ATGTCATGGATTACGTTAGGACATGCATTTGTAGTCATCTATTTCTTATTTTCAAGCCTGGCTAAGCTAGTTAATTATCCTTATTTTGTTGAGCAATTGCCAAGGACATTAGCCCGGACCTATTCACATCTGTTAGCAATTATCATCATTTTTACAGAACTCACATTAACGATTGCGCTCATCTTCAGATTTCACACCAGTAGTATCTTAGTCGGCCTCATTTTGCTTGTCTTCATTTTTACAGTTTATATTTTCATCATGATTCAAAAAGGGATAACCAAAGAGGATTGTGGTTGCTATGGTGGTTTTCTTAAAGAACGGCTTGACTATCAAAAAGTAATCCAGAATAGCTTGCTTATTATCCTTTTATTAATTCTCCTATTACAGCCTTCTAGTACAGCACAGCTTAGAGATTATGGTCTTGCCATTGTCGGATTTATTACATATATGTTATTACATCATTTTTATCAGAAACTCCAACAGAACCAAGTGAAATTAGCGAAAATCAAATCGATGTAG
- a CDS encoding ABC transporter ATP-binding protein: MSPPLLEVSHIMKRFVSKKQQVIAVNNVSFDISSNEIVGLVGHNGSGKTTILKMLAGLLYPDEGTIKIEGELWEEKQVKETIAILLEGSRSFYWNLTGKQNLAYFSVLADVKHTKDRIAELIELLEMSAFIDRMTGTYSRGMQQRLSLAIALLQQPKLLILDEPSNGLDYEWSQLLAELLQDLTAKVDMSIIVVSHDFHFLYQFVDRILHLKKGMLVRELPVHRTNVDSNDQYVSFHLQGELPTDMDIPVSLLVQQKKNGWIINGNPDSTEIYHFISKAVSNGLTVEQVTTSLAVTGKEEAYG; this comes from the coding sequence ATGAGTCCACCGTTATTAGAAGTTAGTCATATCATGAAGCGTTTTGTCAGTAAAAAACAGCAGGTAATAGCAGTAAATAACGTCAGTTTTGACATTAGTTCTAATGAAATAGTAGGGCTGGTTGGACATAACGGTTCAGGAAAGACAACGATTTTAAAAATGTTGGCAGGGTTACTGTATCCAGACGAAGGTACTATCAAAATAGAAGGTGAGCTCTGGGAGGAAAAACAAGTTAAAGAGACCATTGCTATTCTGTTAGAAGGTTCGCGTTCCTTTTACTGGAATTTAACAGGTAAACAAAACTTGGCTTATTTCTCTGTATTAGCAGATGTGAAGCATACTAAGGACAGAATAGCAGAACTAATCGAATTATTAGAGATGTCTGCTTTCATTGATCGGATGACTGGAACCTATTCAAGAGGTATGCAACAGAGGCTCTCACTTGCAATTGCTCTATTACAGCAACCGAAATTATTAATCTTAGATGAGCCTAGTAATGGACTTGATTATGAGTGGTCACAATTATTAGCGGAATTATTACAGGATTTAACAGCGAAAGTTGACATGAGCATCATTGTTGTCAGCCATGACTTTCATTTTCTATATCAATTTGTCGATCGAATCTTGCATCTCAAGAAAGGAATGTTAGTTAGAGAGCTTCCTGTTCATCGGACGAATGTAGATAGTAATGACCAGTATGTTTCTTTTCATCTGCAAGGTGAACTCCCAACAGATATGGACATCCCAGTTTCTTTATTAGTACAACAAAAGAAAAACGGCTGGATTATTAATGGTAACCCAGATTCCACCGAGATTTATCATTTTATCAGTAAGGCAGTCTCAAATGGTCTTACGGTAGAACAAGTAACAACATCATTAGCAGTTACAGGAAAGGAAGAAGCTTATGGCTAA
- a CDS encoding ABC transporter permease: MAKVVMAEFLKGFQLQWNYPFSFLLHTIQNLIITGVLIWMLSSLTSLEQVIGLLFWPVVISAISSSAQSVQDDMQYGTFERIAASKRSLSFILLARSLSDFIFSALLTVIAIAGATLFFDISLRVEAIIACLFIVLCTGTGLSFILTGLQIYYRDIGPLGNMIVFGSVVVLLLPWDQWVSLLEVFVYLLLPFTASAIYIQSFDAGYLVYALINSLLFFVIGLVYLPYMVRKTKANKGLGRY, from the coding sequence ATGGCTAAAGTGGTGATGGCAGAGTTTCTTAAAGGTTTTCAACTGCAATGGAATTATCCGTTCTCCTTTCTATTACATACGATTCAGAATTTAATCATTACCGGGGTATTAATTTGGATGCTTAGCAGTTTAACATCCTTAGAACAGGTGATTGGCTTGTTATTTTGGCCTGTCGTCATAAGTGCTATTTCGTCCAGTGCACAATCGGTTCAGGACGATATGCAATATGGGACATTCGAGCGAATTGCAGCCAGTAAAAGAAGTTTATCCTTCATTTTATTAGCAAGAAGTTTATCAGACTTTATTTTCTCAGCTTTATTAACCGTTATCGCCATTGCAGGTGCAACTCTGTTTTTTGATATTTCACTAAGAGTAGAGGCGATCATAGCATGTCTGTTTATTGTGTTATGTACTGGTACTGGATTGAGTTTCATTTTAACGGGCTTGCAAATTTACTATCGAGATATTGGTCCATTAGGTAATATGATCGTCTTCGGCTCGGTAGTTGTTTTACTGCTTCCATGGGATCAATGGGTCAGTTTATTGGAAGTGTTTGTTTATCTCTTACTTCCATTCACAGCTAGTGCGATCTATATTCAGTCTTTTGATGCTGGCTATCTGGTTTATGCACTCATCAATAGTCTGCTTTTTTTCGTGATAGGTTTAGTTTATTTGCCATATATGGTTAGAAAAACTAAAGCCAATAAAGGATTAGGGAGATATTAA
- a CDS encoding CPBP family intramembrane glutamic endopeptidase has product MGTTVAYGGEMSKVHYLLYTINLVVGCFGISIILPFIILFGIDRLSVSEDLSILFLFTIPAFIGFILFPVSWYLFSHKHQLQDVGIVKRIDKATVTICALSFGIIVYTCFHIQYVPWIMLVHFAVIGLGEELVFRGILLHRLQKVMDNWLAVLISAAVFAFVFHSGQPFLDNVSYRLILGVVFGLIFLHTKNIWGVACIHFAYNFFITYQL; this is encoded by the coding sequence ATGGGAACTACTGTTGCTTATGGTGGTGAAATGAGTAAAGTTCATTATCTTCTGTATACGATCAATCTTGTGGTAGGGTGCTTCGGCATCTCTATTATTCTACCATTTATTATCTTGTTTGGTATTGATCGATTGTCTGTTTCTGAAGATCTATCGATATTATTTCTTTTTACGATTCCAGCATTCATTGGTTTTATCCTCTTTCCGGTATCATGGTATCTCTTTTCACACAAACATCAATTACAGGATGTAGGAATTGTCAAGAGAATAGATAAAGCAACGGTAACGATTTGTGCACTTTCTTTTGGAATTATTGTTTATACCTGTTTTCACATTCAATATGTACCGTGGATCATGCTGGTTCACTTTGCTGTGATCGGCTTAGGAGAGGAATTGGTCTTCAGAGGCATATTACTTCATCGGCTTCAAAAGGTAATGGATAATTGGTTAGCCGTTTTGATATCAGCTGCTGTATTCGCTTTTGTTTTTCATTCGGGTCAGCCTTTCTTAGACAATGTAAGTTACCGGCTGATCTTAGGTGTTGTATTCGGCTTAATTTTTTTGCATACCAAAAACATATGGGGAGTGGCATGTATCCACTTTGCTTATAACTTTTTTATTACCTATCAATTATAA
- a CDS encoding efflux RND transporter periplasmic adaptor subunit → MKNKKKWVIRTVLTVLVLSLIGYFVFGGTDPVPWKVVQAEVKQMTNANQVTATGIIRYKNTVEQQAADSGMLVERHIEVGDKVEEGDKLVDLEVSLGNETETVEVTAIANGEVLSLHGYKGSYIHTGDPLILLGEQDQLEIYGELSEFDYASVAKGDKVTIESNAFNEVMQGEVTVIDQEATPSELSDGSVIKIRVEMEDTSGQDPIPGLQAFLTIETEQQTEEADEAFIVPETAIVEEEGQFYVYTVEEGSITKKEVTLQSIPALASDDQGIGNDQFRIWLEEEVSSDEILANMLEVEEGITAEDLIIANPKDDIKEGSTVPTDQLERIDVTS, encoded by the coding sequence ATGAAAAATAAAAAGAAGTGGGTTATTCGCACTGTACTAACGGTACTCGTTCTTTCACTAATTGGCTATTTTGTATTTGGTGGAACAGACCCGGTACCGTGGAAAGTAGTGCAAGCAGAAGTAAAGCAGATGACGAATGCAAATCAAGTAACAGCTACGGGAATAATTCGTTATAAAAATACCGTAGAACAACAGGCAGCGGATAGTGGTATGCTAGTCGAGCGCCATATTGAGGTAGGGGACAAAGTAGAAGAAGGAGATAAATTGGTAGATTTAGAGGTTTCTTTAGGAAATGAAACAGAAACAGTAGAAGTAACGGCTATTGCTAATGGTGAAGTCTTATCTTTACATGGGTATAAAGGCAGTTATATTCACACAGGTGATCCTTTAATCCTATTAGGAGAGCAAGATCAACTAGAAATCTATGGTGAATTATCTGAATTTGATTACGCCAGTGTAGCAAAAGGAGATAAAGTCACCATTGAAAGCAATGCATTTAATGAAGTGATGCAGGGAGAAGTAACAGTGATTGATCAGGAAGCAACACCATCAGAATTATCAGATGGTTCTGTAATAAAAATAAGAGTGGAAATGGAAGATACTTCTGGTCAAGACCCCATTCCAGGGTTACAAGCATTTTTAACCATTGAAACGGAGCAGCAAACAGAAGAAGCAGACGAGGCATTTATCGTACCGGAGACTGCCATAGTAGAAGAAGAGGGGCAATTTTATGTCTATACGGTGGAAGAAGGAAGCATTACAAAGAAAGAAGTGACACTTCAGTCCATACCAGCATTAGCATCCGATGACCAAGGAATTGGCAATGATCAATTTAGAATCTGGTTAGAGGAAGAAGTAAGTAGCGATGAAATTTTAGCTAATATGCTAGAGGTTGAGGAGGGAATTACAGC